From the genome of Candidatus Electrothrix communis, one region includes:
- a CDS encoding DUF2442 domain-containing protein, translating into MKIVKIQTNSDYTLQIVAYDGRVGIFDVRPYLKYEAFSELKDKNKFMQISNGGYFIEWDCGADLSADTIEALWKVRSDSEEKYPTH; encoded by the coding sequence ATGAAAATTGTCAAAATTCAGACCAATTCTGATTATACCTTACAAATAGTTGCTTACGATGGCAGGGTAGGGATTTTTGATGTCAGGCCGTATTTAAAATATGAAGCCTTCAGTGAATTAAAAGATAAAAATAAATTTATGCAAATTTCAAATGGCGGATATTTTATAGAATGGGATTGTGGTGCTGACTTGTCAGCAGATACCATTGAAGCATTATGGAAAGTAAGGAGCGACAGCGAAGAAAAATATCCGACTCATTGA
- a CDS encoding Re/Si-specific NAD(P)(+) transhydrogenase subunit alpha yields the protein MIIAVMKVRHPREKRVPLIPATAAKLVKLGAEVVIESGLGTSCRFKDEEYQEAGATIGSSREDMLKTADIILRLRKPPKDEVILMKKGCIHVSYLDPFNEVDLVETLRDAKVSAISLEMVPRTTIAQKMDVLSSQANLGGYAAVTLAAEQLDKIFPMMTTPAGTIKPARVFIIGVGVAGLQAIATAKRLGAIVEAFDTRPVVEEQVKSLGAKFVKVDLGETGQTKDGYAKALTPEQMALQKEGMAKACARADVVITTAQLFGRPAPRLIDHTILAQMRPGSVIIDMAVETGGNVEGSEVDTIVEIEGVKILGIANLPGRVAATASQMYSANLGNFVEHFWDKENKVLTVDQEDEIMQGALITHNGEIVSKMYKNIMNK from the coding sequence ATGATAATTGCGGTCATGAAAGTAAGGCACCCAAGGGAAAAACGGGTCCCGCTGATTCCCGCGACAGCAGCCAAATTGGTCAAACTCGGGGCTGAGGTGGTTATTGAATCCGGCCTGGGTACGAGCTGTCGTTTTAAAGATGAGGAATATCAGGAGGCAGGAGCGACCATCGGATCCTCACGTGAAGATATGCTCAAAACAGCAGATATCATTCTCCGCCTTCGTAAGCCTCCCAAAGATGAAGTCATCCTGATGAAAAAAGGCTGCATTCATGTCAGTTATCTTGACCCTTTTAACGAGGTAGATCTTGTCGAGACCCTGAGGGATGCAAAGGTGTCTGCAATCAGCCTAGAGATGGTCCCGCGCACCACCATTGCCCAGAAGATGGACGTCCTGTCTTCCCAGGCCAATCTTGGTGGCTATGCCGCAGTGACCCTAGCAGCGGAGCAGCTGGATAAGATTTTCCCGATGATGACCACGCCAGCCGGAACCATCAAGCCCGCAAGAGTCTTTATTATAGGTGTCGGTGTTGCTGGCCTTCAGGCCATTGCCACTGCCAAACGCCTGGGAGCGATCGTCGAAGCCTTTGACACCAGACCTGTGGTTGAGGAGCAGGTGAAGTCCTTGGGGGCCAAATTTGTTAAGGTTGATCTCGGCGAAACCGGACAAACCAAGGACGGGTATGCCAAGGCCCTGACGCCGGAGCAGATGGCCCTCCAGAAAGAAGGAATGGCCAAGGCCTGCGCCAGAGCGGATGTTGTCATCACCACAGCCCAGCTCTTCGGGCGACCCGCACCCCGCCTTATTGATCATACCATTCTGGCCCAAATGCGCCCCGGTTCCGTGATTATTGATATGGCCGTGGAGACCGGCGGAAATGTCGAGGGATCCGAGGTGGATACTATCGTTGAAATCGAGGGGGTAAAGATCTTGGGAATCGCCAACCTTCCCGGACGAGTTGCCGCGACCGCCAGTCAAATGTACTCAGCAAACTTAGGTAATTTTGTTGAGCATTTCTGGGATAAAGAAAACAAGGTACTGACTGTGGACCAAGAGGACGAAATCATGCAGGGCGCATTGATCACCCATAACGGTGAAATCGTCAGCAAGATGTACAAAAACATCATGAATAAATGA
- a CDS encoding NAD(P)(+) transhydrogenase (Re/Si-specific) subunit beta, which translates to MNPLFINFIYIISAALFIFGLKMLSSPATARRGNLLSSLGMLIAIIVTLMNAGLDYKWIFLGILIGSGIGALVAIRVEMTSMPEMVALFNGFGGISSLLLAWAEYHQNRELSVFIAIVAFLSAFIGGVTFSGSMVAFGKLSGKITQKAVVFKGQHIMNAVILGTALVAAAIFCITPASGFGYVLFALILVVALGFGVTSTIPIGGADMPVVISLLNSYSGLAACAAGFVISNNILIVAGALVGASGIILTNIMCKAMNRSLANVLFSGFGSTITVQEAGDGPQGEVRPASAEDVYYILEAADSVAFVPGYGLAVAQAQHAVKELGDLLEANDTEVSYAIHPVAGRMPGHMNVLLAEANVPYDQLVEMDDINPRMDSVDVCVVIGANDVVNPAALDDESSPIYGMPIIETHRAKTVIVLKRSMNPGFAGIQNALFFAENARMYFGDAKASIQALVAEFKND; encoded by the coding sequence ATGAACCCTCTGTTCATCAACTTTATCTATATCATCTCAGCAGCCCTGTTCATCTTCGGCCTGAAAATGCTCAGCTCGCCCGCTACAGCCCGGAGAGGAAATCTGCTTTCCTCATTGGGTATGCTGATCGCCATTATTGTGACCCTGATGAATGCCGGTTTGGATTATAAGTGGATTTTTCTCGGCATTCTTATCGGCAGCGGCATTGGGGCCCTTGTCGCAATTCGAGTCGAAATGACCTCCATGCCCGAAATGGTTGCTCTATTCAACGGGTTCGGCGGTATTTCCAGCCTCCTCTTGGCCTGGGCTGAATATCATCAGAACAGAGAACTGTCGGTTTTTATCGCCATTGTCGCCTTTCTTTCCGCCTTTATTGGTGGCGTCACCTTTTCCGGCTCCATGGTGGCCTTTGGCAAGCTTTCCGGCAAAATCACCCAAAAAGCCGTGGTGTTCAAGGGACAGCATATTATGAATGCGGTCATCCTGGGCACCGCCTTGGTAGCAGCCGCTATCTTCTGCATAACGCCTGCAAGCGGTTTCGGTTACGTCTTATTTGCCCTTATCTTAGTGGTCGCCTTGGGATTCGGTGTAACCTCCACCATCCCCATCGGCGGGGCTGACATGCCGGTTGTTATTTCCTTACTGAACAGTTACTCCGGCCTTGCTGCCTGTGCTGCCGGTTTTGTCATCTCCAACAACATCCTGATCGTTGCTGGTGCCTTGGTCGGCGCATCCGGGATCATCCTGACCAATATCATGTGCAAGGCCATGAATCGTTCCCTGGCCAACGTGTTATTTTCCGGTTTCGGGAGTACAATAACCGTACAGGAGGCTGGTGATGGACCGCAAGGCGAGGTTCGACCGGCTTCAGCTGAGGATGTCTATTATATTCTCGAAGCAGCCGACTCTGTCGCCTTTGTTCCGGGATACGGACTAGCTGTGGCTCAGGCCCAGCACGCAGTCAAAGAGCTTGGTGATCTGCTGGAAGCAAACGACACCGAGGTCTCTTACGCCATCCATCCGGTTGCCGGACGGATGCCCGGCCATATGAACGTGCTGCTGGCTGAAGCCAATGTTCCGTACGACCAGTTGGTGGAGATGGATGATATTAATCCTCGTATGGACAGCGTGGATGTCTGCGTGGTCATCGGTGCCAACGATGTCGTCAATCCAGCAGCCCTTGATGACGAATCCAGCCCGATTTACGGCATGCCTATCATTGAAACACACCGAGCCAAAACGGTTATTGTGCTGAAACGCTCTATGAATCCCGGCTTTGCTGGCATTCAAAACGCCCTCTTTTTTGCCGAAAATGCCCGTATGTACTTCGGCGATGCCAAGGCCTCAATTCAAGCCCTGGTAGCGGAGTTCAAAAACGATTAA
- a CDS encoding acyl-CoA thioesterase encodes MDNFVFSLEMSVRDYECDLQGIVNNAVYQNYLEHTRHEYLKSIGIDFKEFADQGVNLVVVRVELDYKFPLTSGDQFAVRMNFVRESKLKFAFLQNIYRLSDEKLILQGKVIGVALNGRGRPFVPEEFQGVLVG; translated from the coding sequence GTGGACAATTTTGTTTTTTCTTTGGAAATGTCAGTAAGGGATTATGAGTGCGATCTGCAAGGGATTGTCAATAACGCTGTTTATCAAAATTATCTTGAGCATACCCGGCATGAGTATCTGAAGAGCATCGGGATTGATTTTAAGGAGTTTGCGGATCAAGGGGTTAATCTGGTGGTGGTGCGGGTGGAGCTGGACTATAAATTTCCTCTGACCAGCGGAGATCAGTTCGCCGTCAGGATGAATTTTGTCAGGGAATCAAAGCTCAAGTTTGCCTTTTTGCAGAATATCTATCGTCTTTCTGATGAGAAATTGATCCTTCAGGGTAAGGTGATTGGGGTGGCTTTGAATGGGAGAGGGCGACCTTTTGTGCCGGAGGAGTTTCAGGGGGTGTTAGTGGGGTAG
- a CDS encoding PilZ domain-containing protein yields MHKKTEKRLQPRMPLNGYTADIIQDGFVYTATVQDASLKGIQLCDLPTRFTVCKGEQFTIIVSNLFDSMHYKLAVHSKWRRKNGRSVLIGFHVVNAPAAWKQLINMSIPENNFECPEEDIWGQYASVSV; encoded by the coding sequence ATGCATAAAAAAACAGAAAAACGCCTACAGCCAAGAATGCCGTTAAATGGCTATACAGCAGATATCATCCAAGACGGTTTTGTATACACCGCTACTGTTCAGGACGCATCTCTTAAAGGTATCCAGCTGTGTGATCTGCCTACCAGGTTTACCGTGTGTAAAGGTGAGCAATTCACTATTATCGTATCAAATCTTTTTGATTCAATGCATTACAAGCTAGCAGTGCATTCAAAATGGAGAAGGAAAAACGGCAGATCCGTGCTCATTGGCTTTCATGTCGTCAATGCTCCTGCAGCCTGGAAGCAACTCATTAATATGAGTATACCTGAGAACAATTTCGAATGTCCTGAAGAGGACATTTGGGGTCAATATGCAAGTGTTAGTGTTTGA
- a CDS encoding FAD binding domain-containing protein — translation MLVIINKEQQELSCSPGYPVLDVLRTDLQLTGTKAACREGDCGACLLLLGALDDELSLSYQAVNSCLLPAAAVEGRHVVTIEGLVDREPSPLSNLIIEEGASQCGFCSPGIVIAMTAYLLTAPAFSKQSAIASVSGNLCRCTGYSSIKRAVFGMERFFQAEDSSAPIPPPGEGRSQFLVKAGVLPDYFLGIKSQLTALRVLMKASPRATPCSVGKNSLFVAGGTDFFIQSREEVEMEELQFLSARTGLRGIRRAAGKCLIGAGTTFTEIADSPDMHDMIPEIATHFERIASLPIRNRATVGGNIVNGSPIADGTIYLLALDAILHLRHHEERRSVALKDFFTGYKRLDLHDGELVESIEFPVLKKQTLFNFEKVCQRSHLDIASVNTAISLYLKVPDDSLASPDQPSCCVVPSQSGGMDVTAPQGIIEEVHLSAGGVAPVPLYLQQTVAYLTGKEVTAEVINRAVEVAKAEVSPISDIRGAAAYKRLLLGQLIKAHFAKLLPDNAGGSQ, via the coding sequence ATGCTTGTTATTATAAATAAGGAACAACAAGAGCTGAGCTGCTCACCCGGATATCCTGTGCTGGATGTGTTGCGTACCGACCTGCAACTCACCGGTACCAAGGCCGCATGCCGTGAAGGGGATTGCGGTGCCTGCCTCCTTTTGCTGGGAGCACTTGATGACGAGCTCTCGCTCTCATACCAAGCTGTTAACTCGTGTCTGCTGCCAGCCGCTGCTGTGGAAGGCAGGCATGTTGTCACCATCGAAGGGCTTGTTGACCGGGAACCAAGCCCGCTCAGCAACCTCATCATCGAAGAGGGAGCCAGCCAATGCGGCTTTTGTTCACCCGGAATCGTTATTGCAATGACCGCTTACTTGCTCACAGCACCCGCTTTTAGCAAGCAAAGCGCTATTGCCTCGGTCTCTGGCAACCTGTGCCGTTGTACCGGGTACTCCTCGATTAAACGTGCGGTTTTCGGAATGGAACGTTTTTTCCAAGCGGAAGACTCATCAGCCCCCATTCCTCCTCCCGGCGAAGGGCGCAGCCAATTCTTAGTCAAAGCCGGAGTCTTACCCGATTACTTCTTAGGAATAAAAAGTCAGTTAACGGCGTTACGGGTCCTGATGAAGGCATCTCCGAGAGCAACGCCCTGCTCGGTAGGCAAAAACTCGCTCTTTGTCGCTGGAGGGACTGATTTCTTTATCCAAAGCCGGGAAGAAGTAGAGATGGAGGAACTCCAGTTTCTCTCTGCACGGACTGGGCTACGGGGCATTCGTAGAGCAGCGGGCAAATGTCTTATCGGTGCAGGCACCACCTTCACCGAGATAGCGGATTCTCCGGATATGCATGACATGATTCCGGAGATCGCAACGCATTTTGAACGCATCGCCTCGCTCCCCATCCGCAACCGGGCAACGGTGGGCGGTAATATCGTCAACGGATCGCCCATCGCGGACGGAACAATTTATCTCCTGGCCTTGGATGCCATACTTCATTTGCGGCATCATGAGGAGCGCCGGAGCGTTGCCCTGAAGGATTTTTTTACAGGTTATAAGCGCCTGGATTTACACGACGGAGAGCTTGTCGAGAGCATTGAGTTCCCGGTCCTGAAAAAACAGACGCTTTTCAATTTCGAAAAGGTCTGTCAGCGCAGCCATCTGGATATTGCAAGCGTCAACACAGCCATCTCTCTGTATCTGAAAGTACCGGATGATTCCTTGGCGTCACCCGATCAACCTTCATGTTGTGTTGTCCCATCCCAGAGCGGTGGGATGGATGTTACGGCCCCGCAAGGGATAATTGAGGAAGTGCATCTAAGTGCCGGAGGAGTGGCACCGGTTCCCTTATATTTACAGCAGACTGTTGCTTATCTCACAGGGAAAGAGGTAACCGCTGAAGTGATTAACAGGGCTGTAGAGGTTGCCAAGGCAGAAGTCTCGCCAATCAGCGACATCAGGGGGGCAGCAGCATATAAAAGGCTTTTGCTCGGCCAGCTGATCAAGGCCCATTTTGCCAAACTCCTTCCAGATAACGCCGGAGGCAGCCAATGA
- a CDS encoding DUF4160 domain-containing protein: MPTISMFYGILIRMFFRDTEKHHMPHVHAEYQGDFAVYSIDNGKVLSGKIPPKKHKLVVAWIEIHQDDLLADWELAVNGKKPFRIRGLDQ, translated from the coding sequence ATGCCTACCATTTCAATGTTTTATGGCATTCTTATTAGAATGTTTTTTCGCGATACTGAGAAGCATCACATGCCGCATGTTCATGCGGAATATCAAGGTGACTTTGCTGTCTATTCCATAGATAACGGCAAAGTTCTTTCAGGCAAGATACCGCCCAAAAAGCATAAACTTGTAGTAGCATGGATTGAAATTCATCAAGACGATTTATTAGCAGACTGGGAATTAGCAGTAAATGGTAAGAAACCTTTTCGCATTAGAGGACTTGATCAATGA
- a CDS encoding XdhC family protein, which translates to MNRNFSWQPILQSLGAGEPVILLVVVASVGSAPGKPGFVMAVSKDKTLQGSIGGGAVEYELVDYAYDLLHSATGRADKVRPEFLHRTHRDSGSKDDSGMVCGGSQQVLLYPLQEEQIRCIQEVIECLEKGQCKHLCLSSVGMTLEPWEPVRKEAAGGFRFTSSSDWSFVLEIGAPDTAYLIGGGHVSLALANLLASLGFRIVVFDERDHIGTLQANVWADEKIICPFSEVGQHIPQGEQSWVVIMTPSHLYDEQVLRQLIAYELHYLGMLASKTKVAQIFNRLRSDGIKEAVLSRVHAPVGLPMNSQTPEEIAVSIAAEFIQIRNSSLCTVKYQAPEENKGIRIRHHD; encoded by the coding sequence ATGAACCGAAATTTTTCTTGGCAGCCAATCCTGCAAAGCCTTGGTGCGGGGGAACCGGTCATCCTGCTTGTTGTTGTTGCCTCGGTGGGGTCTGCTCCGGGAAAACCCGGCTTTGTCATGGCCGTATCCAAAGACAAGACCTTGCAGGGCTCTATCGGTGGCGGTGCCGTAGAATATGAGCTGGTTGATTATGCCTATGATCTGCTGCATTCAGCGACTGGCAGGGCTGATAAGGTACGTCCTGAGTTTCTTCACCGTACCCATAGAGATTCCGGTTCCAAGGATGATTCAGGAATGGTGTGCGGCGGTAGCCAGCAGGTTTTGCTTTATCCATTGCAAGAGGAACAGATTAGATGCATTCAAGAGGTTATCGAATGCCTGGAAAAAGGACAATGTAAACATCTTTGCCTTTCTTCTGTCGGGATGACTCTTGAGCCGTGGGAGCCAGTAAGAAAAGAGGCAGCAGGGGGATTTCGCTTCACAAGCTCCTCTGACTGGTCTTTTGTCTTGGAGATCGGCGCACCCGATACTGCCTACCTCATAGGTGGAGGCCATGTGAGCCTTGCTCTTGCAAACCTCCTTGCGTCCTTAGGCTTTAGGATTGTCGTTTTTGACGAACGAGACCATATTGGGACCCTCCAGGCCAATGTCTGGGCGGATGAAAAAATCATCTGTCCGTTTTCTGAGGTTGGCCAACACATCCCACAGGGCGAGCAGAGCTGGGTTGTCATAATGACCCCTTCTCATCTCTATGACGAGCAGGTCCTCAGGCAATTGATCGCCTATGAATTGCATTACCTGGGGATGCTGGCCAGTAAAACAAAGGTTGCTCAAATTTTTAACAGGCTGCGTTCCGACGGCATCAAGGAAGCGGTTCTCAGCCGGGTTCATGCACCGGTTGGTCTTCCGATGAACAGCCAGACACCTGAGGAGATCGCCGTGAGTATTGCAGCTGAGTTTATTCAAATCAGGAACAGTTCGTTGTGTACAGTAAAGTATCAAGCCCCGGAAGAAAATAAAGGAATAAGAATAAGACACCATGATTGA
- a CDS encoding NAD(P) transhydrogenase subunit alpha, protein MEPVYLTFVFVLAIFLGFELISKVPSTLHTPLMSGSNAISGITLIGAIASLKSDNLTFAAVLGTVAVAFATINVVGGYMVTNRMLEMFKKKEKNEGGPK, encoded by the coding sequence ATGGAACCGGTATATTTAACGTTTGTTTTTGTCTTAGCAATTTTTTTAGGCTTTGAACTTATCTCCAAGGTCCCCTCAACCCTGCATACCCCACTGATGTCCGGCTCCAATGCCATCTCCGGCATCACCCTGATCGGGGCCATAGCCTCCCTGAAATCTGATAACCTTACCTTTGCAGCCGTCCTCGGAACCGTAGCTGTTGCCTTTGCGACCATCAATGTGGTGGGCGGCTATATGGTTACCAACCGAATGCTTGAAATGTTTAAGAAAAAAGAAAAGAATGAAGGAGGTCCCAAATGA
- a CDS encoding CopG family antitoxin, translated as MNPLKKISLRLPQSMLDDLKLLANKRDVPYQSLLKIFLAERIDKEFSVH; from the coding sequence ATGAATCCGCTGAAAAAAATATCGCTCCGGCTCCCTCAATCAATGTTGGATGATCTTAAACTGTTGGCCAATAAAAGAGATGTTCCTTATCAGTCACTTTTAAAAATTTTTCTGGCTGAACGGATTGACAAGGAATTTAGTGTCCATTGA
- a CDS encoding molybdopterin-dependent oxidoreductase produces the protein MKSKDPSLNVCGQSLFVDDLPLPEGTLYGAVIPSPSPHGRIIRLHTDKALAANGVKAVLRPEDILGANEIGNIIQDEPLFADQEVHFLGQPMGLIVAESSSAAQHALSLIDMEIEDLAPIFDPREAFAKNAFIAPPLTVCFGDVDQAWEHCDCIYEGRVNTGGQEHVYFETQSSLALPLEGGGIKIFSSTQAPNLVQIMTARVLGLPMHQVEVDVTRLGGAFGGKEDQATAWAVMAALASQHTGKPVKIVLQRQEDMVMTGKRHPYSADYKIGLSKEGKILAYATISYQDAGASADLSTAILERSMLHATNSYYIPNVKITGVCCRTNKAPNTAFRGFGAPQAMFIMESAIHHAARSMHMEAEQIQRVNLLNPGDSLPCGMAVQPCNARKCLDQADRLYDFSQTKRRIKNFNAKNSRVKKGMALMPVCFGISFTTTFLNQAGALVHVYTDGSVSISTGAIEMGQGVNEKIALIAARIFSLPRSKIKVESTNTSRVVNASPTAASSGADLNGNATRLACLSLVERLKKVASEKLGAGDDAIIAFSQGMISIQGSQEKKSWEELVTTAYLKRVNLSAQAYYATPDIWFDKATGKGKPFAYHVFGLALVEVTVDGLRGTYSVDSLRLVHDSGESLHPLIDRGQIEGAVVQGLGWTTLETLRYAEDGHLLTNSMSTYKIPDIYFAPDIIEISFLEDAQNAFGPFHSKAIGEPPFMYGIGAYFAIANALCAFDPEAEIAYDAPWTPEKVFMTLNRKKSISTEPS, from the coding sequence ATGAAATCCAAAGATCCGTCCCTCAATGTCTGTGGCCAATCCCTGTTTGTCGATGATCTCCCTTTGCCGGAAGGGACCTTGTACGGTGCGGTTATTCCCTCCCCCTCTCCCCATGGACGGATTATTCGCTTGCACACCGACAAGGCGCTCGCGGCCAATGGTGTCAAGGCGGTTTTGCGGCCTGAAGATATTCTAGGTGCGAATGAAATAGGTAATATTATACAGGATGAACCGCTCTTTGCTGACCAAGAGGTTCATTTTCTCGGCCAGCCCATGGGCTTGATTGTTGCCGAATCGTCTTCAGCCGCGCAGCACGCCCTCTCTCTTATTGATATGGAGATAGAAGATCTTGCACCGATTTTCGATCCACGCGAGGCCTTTGCAAAAAATGCTTTCATCGCACCACCGCTCACCGTCTGTTTCGGAGACGTCGACCAGGCCTGGGAACACTGTGATTGTATATATGAAGGCAGGGTCAACACCGGAGGCCAGGAGCACGTTTATTTTGAAACGCAATCCTCCCTTGCCCTGCCCCTTGAAGGCGGGGGGATAAAAATATTTTCCTCAACCCAAGCCCCCAACTTGGTTCAGATAATGACGGCCAGGGTTCTTGGTCTGCCCATGCATCAGGTTGAAGTGGATGTTACCAGGCTGGGCGGTGCCTTTGGAGGTAAGGAAGATCAGGCAACAGCCTGGGCCGTCATGGCTGCTTTGGCAAGTCAGCACACCGGGAAGCCGGTAAAAATTGTCCTGCAACGCCAGGAAGACATGGTGATGACCGGCAAACGTCACCCCTATTCTGCTGATTATAAAATAGGTCTTTCCAAGGAAGGCAAGATCCTTGCCTATGCAACAATCTCTTACCAGGATGCAGGTGCCTCGGCAGACCTGTCCACAGCCATTCTCGAACGGTCCATGTTGCATGCAACAAACAGCTATTACATCCCCAATGTGAAAATCACAGGGGTCTGTTGCCGAACAAACAAAGCACCGAACACCGCTTTCCGGGGATTCGGAGCACCCCAGGCCATGTTTATCATGGAGTCGGCAATTCATCACGCTGCTAGATCTATGCACATGGAGGCTGAACAGATACAGAGGGTAAACCTGCTCAACCCAGGGGACAGCTTACCCTGCGGCATGGCTGTACAGCCCTGCAATGCCCGAAAATGTTTGGACCAGGCCGATCGCTTATACGATTTTTCGCAGACCAAGAGGAGAATCAAAAACTTTAATGCAAAGAACAGCAGGGTTAAAAAAGGCATGGCCTTGATGCCTGTCTGTTTTGGCATTTCCTTTACCACAACCTTTTTGAACCAGGCCGGTGCCTTGGTCCATGTCTATACTGACGGCAGCGTCAGCATCAGCACCGGAGCTATTGAGATGGGGCAGGGGGTCAATGAAAAGATAGCCTTGATAGCGGCACGTATCTTTTCTCTTCCAAGGTCAAAAATCAAGGTAGAGAGCACAAACACATCGCGAGTGGTTAATGCCTCACCGACGGCCGCCAGTAGCGGCGCTGATCTTAACGGCAATGCAACACGGCTTGCCTGTTTATCCCTTGTCGAGCGGCTTAAAAAAGTAGCCTCTGAAAAACTGGGGGCAGGGGACGATGCGATCATTGCATTTTCTCAAGGAATGATCTCGATCCAGGGTAGCCAGGAGAAAAAGAGCTGGGAGGAACTGGTTACCACGGCCTACCTCAAGCGGGTCAATTTATCAGCCCAAGCCTATTATGCAACACCGGATATCTGGTTTGATAAAGCCACGGGCAAGGGAAAACCTTTTGCCTATCATGTGTTCGGGCTCGCTCTTGTCGAAGTGACCGTTGACGGCTTGCGGGGCACCTACTCGGTGGATTCTCTGCGGCTGGTCCATGATTCCGGAGAAAGTTTACATCCCCTGATTGATCGTGGACAGATAGAAGGTGCTGTTGTCCAGGGCCTTGGCTGGACAACCCTTGAGACCCTGCGTTACGCAGAGGATGGACACCTGCTGACCAACAGCATGAGTACCTATAAAATACCTGACATCTATTTTGCCCCGGATATAATCGAGATATCTTTTCTTGAAGACGCCCAAAATGCCTTTGGCCCCTTTCATTCAAAGGCCATTGGCGAACCACCCTTTATGTACGGCATAGGGGCATATTTCGCGATTGCCAATGCCCTTTGTGCCTTTGATCCTGAGGCAGAAATAGCATATGACGCCCCGTGGACACCTGAAAAGGTCTTTATGACGCTTAATCGCAAAAAAAGCATAAGCACTGAGCCATCATGA
- a CDS encoding transposase, whose product MLGWLATLSRYGLFKETIRGFLQALRKHKPGLYAEVKDELSLDYLQDNFDLTEKDKDKARGRIKEMAKDLYLLKTSFEHHHQVGHYQTFKTLAQVFDQQCAVKSENDLSSSPADVDSDKELVEAARNTAPVDSEEEISSGNMTPADESADSTKNIVPAEPEIEMRAKPVGDKIISTPHNTDAEYTRKRNQTVVGHKGFVTETCDPDNKVQFITDVNLEAATHADATEISFIEQRLEENNLKPKELNADAGFVNGQSILEAAARGIDLAGPSSGRSQSIEGFADIDRPLDIADFKVQINDETKELSVLSCPKNQVPIDQPRSEKTGKLLVHFNSDVCRACGVCDRCPVKIGVKIATLTVDEAQYAGAARHHQYMGDPEYRRKCGIRAGAESLVNEIANAHDGRQSRHRNEKGSRLQLVMAGISCNVKRFIRFTQNSVQNPSNVVA is encoded by the coding sequence ATGCTTGGATGGCTCGCGACACTTTCCCGTTATGGATTATTCAAGGAAACCATCAGGGGGTTTCTTCAAGCACTACGAAAGCATAAGCCCGGACTGTATGCAGAGGTAAAAGACGAACTTTCCCTTGATTACCTACAGGATAATTTTGATTTAACAGAAAAGGATAAAGATAAGGCCAGAGGTCGAATCAAGGAAATGGCCAAGGATCTTTACCTGCTGAAAACATCTTTTGAACATCATCATCAAGTGGGCCATTACCAGACATTTAAGACATTAGCCCAAGTGTTTGATCAGCAGTGTGCTGTTAAATCTGAAAATGACCTTTCTTCTTCTCCTGCTGATGTTGACTCTGACAAAGAACTCGTTGAAGCTGCAAGGAATACCGCTCCGGTTGACTCTGAAGAGGAAATATCGTCTGGCAACATGACACCTGCTGATGAATCAGCTGACAGTACAAAAAATATTGTTCCTGCTGAACCTGAGATAGAAATGCGGGCGAAGCCGGTGGGTGATAAAATCATATCCACTCCGCATAATACCGATGCTGAATATACGCGTAAAAGGAACCAAACGGTTGTTGGTCATAAAGGATTTGTTACCGAAACTTGCGATCCTGATAACAAAGTTCAATTTATTACTGATGTAAACCTTGAAGCCGCAACTCATGCTGATGCAACAGAAATATCTTTTATAGAACAACGACTTGAAGAGAACAATCTGAAACCAAAAGAACTGAATGCGGATGCTGGTTTTGTCAATGGACAGTCAATCCTGGAAGCGGCAGCAAGGGGTATAGACTTGGCAGGTCCCAGTTCAGGACGATCACAGAGTATAGAAGGGTTTGCTGACATAGACCGCCCTCTTGATATTGCTGACTTTAAGGTTCAAATTAATGATGAGACGAAAGAGCTTTCTGTTTTGTCCTGCCCGAAAAATCAAGTTCCGATCGATCAGCCTCGCAGTGAGAAAACCGGCAAACTCCTGGTTCATTTCAACAGTGATGTTTGTAGAGCTTGTGGCGTCTGTGACCGTTGTCCGGTTAAAATTGGTGTTAAAATAGCAACATTAACTGTGGACGAGGCACAATATGCTGGAGCCGCTCGCCATCATCAGTATATGGGTGATCCAGAATACCGCAGGAAATGTGGTATCCGTGCAGGAGCCGAAAGTCTTGTAAACGAAATTGCCAATGCACACGACGGCAGGCAATCACGTCATCGAAATGAAAAAGGATCCCGGCTACAGTTAGTGATGGCTGGAATAAGTTGTAATGTGAAGCGATTTATCCGTTTTACGCAGAACTCCGTCCAAAATCCATCAAATGTGGTCGCATAG